In Chiloscyllium plagiosum isolate BGI_BamShark_2017 chromosome 26, ASM401019v2, whole genome shotgun sequence, one genomic interval encodes:
- the LOC122563058 gene encoding EF-hand and coiled-coil domain-containing protein 1-like isoform X1, translating into MLGSSDSGPGRRTSWLVSALSHHFGPEGGQVDNEIVVLATGLDQYLQEIFHHLDYEGDGLVSGEDFRALCFVLGLEDGVEGPPEAVTFRHFHALLCEPFHGLLGRGEPGLRLPVSKETEHIERQIQLRCPRRRRRKRSVSFQLPREGGAEEEEEESPGAQQDPSARELENASLRELVEDLRGALQSSDARCLALEVGLHKAITGLPGAPRHQRRQLQEPRPPGLSCPGSRHLLRELELIRSSRDGQLDEARRLNRQLEQELRDAHCRLGHREHRLAALRAEHGRLRAQAERVTSALRAALSNVKELERRVRQLPLLESRLQELEDQLQLDRSQEGQGRRDPALLNHSQHLHKYCSYRQNNWSPSFQQTRSPPTGKADSTSESRECSSLQIGDPSCNEDEGHLLRAVEGCAASDEEEEERGSEGQQCQMMEQNRDGCSSEGSTLQRLLSHNCSCGIMVISPWMEREKELMTQLKNKEEQVTELQTETEKLTCAMTKELQLKGEEVEMLRMELQMVETDRVRLSLIEEKLTDVLQLLQQLRTLNISRRSLGKILMSTLDSCYNVGHGMMSSLDILSVLHKELLSCELLSKGSCQTEEEQIRKNSLVISC; encoded by the exons ATGCTGGGAAGCAGTGACTCTGGCCCTGGCCGGAGGACCTCGTGGTTGGTCAGCGCCTTGTCCCATCACTTCGGCCCCGAGGGCGGCCAAGTGGACAACGAGATTGTGGTGTTGGCCACCGGCCTTGACCAGTACCTGCAGGAGATCTTCCACCACTTGGACTACGAGGGGGACGGGCTGGTGTCGGGCGAGGACTTTCGGGCTCTGTGCTTTGTGCTGGGGCTGGAGGATGGGGTGGAAGGGCCGCCCGAGGCGGTCACCTTCCGGCACTTCCACGCCCTCCTGTGCGAACCTTTCCACGGCCTCTTGGGTCGGGGGGAGCCAGGGCTGCGGCTGCCCGTCAGTAAAGAGACAGAGCACATAGAGAGGCAGATCCAGCTGAGGTGTCCTCGCCGGAGGAGGAGAAAGAGGAGCGTGTCCTTCCAGCTACCCCGGGAGGGAGGcgcggaggaggaggaggaggagagccccggggcacagcaagatcccagtgcGAGGGAGCTGGAGAATGCCAGCCTGCGGGAGTTGGTGGAGGATCTCCGGGGCGCCTTGCAGAGCAGCGATGCCCGCTGCCTGGCTCTGGAAGTCGGCCTCCACAAAGCCATCACTGGCCTCCCCGGGGCTCCGAGGCACCAGAGGCGGCAGCTCCAGGAGCCCCGGCCGCCCGGACTGAGCTGCCCGGGCTCCCGCCACCTGCTCCGGGAGCTGGAGCTGATCCGCTCGTCCCGGGACGGTCAGCTGGACGAGGCGAGGCGCCTGAACCGGCAGCTGGAGCAGGAGCTGCGGGACGCTCACTGCCGCCTCGGGCACCGGGAGCACCGGCTCGCCGCCCTCCGAGCCGAGCACGGCCGGCTCCGGGCTCAAGCCGAGAGGGTGACCTCCGCTCTCCGGGCCGCCCTGAGCAACGTGAAGGAGCTGGAGAGGAGAGTCCGGCAGCTGCCTCTGTTAGAGAGCCGGCTCCAGGAGCTGGAAGACCAACTACAGCTGGACAG GTCACAAGAAGGTCAAGGCAGAAGGGACCCAGCTCTGCTGAACCACTCCCAACACTTGCACAAATATTGCAGCTATAGGCAGAATAACTGGAGTCCCTCATTCCAACAAACACGGAGTCCTCCCACAGGAAAAGCAGATTCAACCTCGGAAAGCAGGGAATGTTCCAGCTTGCAGATTGgagatccttcctgtaatgaag ATGAGGGACATTTACTCAGAGCAGTCGAGGGGTGTGCTGCTTCtgatgaggaggaggaagagagaggtTCAGAGGGTCAACAGTGTCAGATGATGGAACAGAATAGAGATGGCTGCAGTAGTGAAGG CAGCACATTACAACGACTGCTATCTCACAACTGCAGCTGTGGGATCATGGTCATTTCACCATGgatggaaagagaaaaggaactCATGACTCAGTTAAAGAACAAGGAGGAACAAGTGACAGAGCTCCAGACTGAGACTGAGAAG TTGACATGTGCAATGACCAAGGAACTCCAGCTGAAAGGGGAGGAGGTGGAGATGCTGAGGATGGAACTGCAGATGGTTGAAACTGATCGGGTTAGACTCTCGCTGATTGAGGAGAAACTGACGGATGTACTGCAGCTTCTGCAACAACTGCGAACGCTG AACATTTCCAGACGGTCATTGGGGAAGATCTTAATGAGCACTTTGGACTCCTGTTACAATGTGGGACATG GAATGATGAGCTCCTTGGACATATTGAGTGTTCTCCATAAAGAGCTGCTCTCTTGTGAGTTACTCTCCAAAGGTTCATGTCAAACGGAGGAGGAGCAGATCAGGAAAAACTCCCTGGTGATATCATGTTAA
- the LOC122563058 gene encoding EF-hand and coiled-coil domain-containing protein 1-like isoform X2, producing MLGSSDSGPGRRTSWLVSALSHHFGPEGGQVDNEIVVLATGLDQYLQEIFHHLDYEGDGLVSGEDFRALCFVLGLEDGVEGPPEAVTFRHFHALLCEPFHGLLGRGEPGLRLPVSKETEHIERQIQLRCPRRRRRKRSVSFQLPREGGAEEEEEESPGAQQDPSARELENASLRELVEDLRGALQSSDARCLALEVGLHKAITGLPGAPRHQRRQLQEPRPPGLSCPGSRHLLRELELIRSSRDGQLDEARRLNRQLEQELRDAHCRLGHREHRLAALRAEHGRLRAQAERVTSALRAALSNVKELERRVRQLPLLESRLQELEDQLQLDRSQEGQGRRDPALLNHSQHLHKYCSYRQNNWSPSFQQTRSPPTGKADSTSESRECSSLQIGDPSCNEDEGHLLRAVEGCAASDEEEEERGSEGQQCQMMEQNRDGCSSEGTLQRLLSHNCSCGIMVISPWMEREKELMTQLKNKEEQVTELQTETEKLTCAMTKELQLKGEEVEMLRMELQMVETDRVRLSLIEEKLTDVLQLLQQLRTLNISRRSLGKILMSTLDSCYNVGHGMMSSLDILSVLHKELLSCELLSKGSCQTEEEQIRKNSLVISC from the exons ATGCTGGGAAGCAGTGACTCTGGCCCTGGCCGGAGGACCTCGTGGTTGGTCAGCGCCTTGTCCCATCACTTCGGCCCCGAGGGCGGCCAAGTGGACAACGAGATTGTGGTGTTGGCCACCGGCCTTGACCAGTACCTGCAGGAGATCTTCCACCACTTGGACTACGAGGGGGACGGGCTGGTGTCGGGCGAGGACTTTCGGGCTCTGTGCTTTGTGCTGGGGCTGGAGGATGGGGTGGAAGGGCCGCCCGAGGCGGTCACCTTCCGGCACTTCCACGCCCTCCTGTGCGAACCTTTCCACGGCCTCTTGGGTCGGGGGGAGCCAGGGCTGCGGCTGCCCGTCAGTAAAGAGACAGAGCACATAGAGAGGCAGATCCAGCTGAGGTGTCCTCGCCGGAGGAGGAGAAAGAGGAGCGTGTCCTTCCAGCTACCCCGGGAGGGAGGcgcggaggaggaggaggaggagagccccggggcacagcaagatcccagtgcGAGGGAGCTGGAGAATGCCAGCCTGCGGGAGTTGGTGGAGGATCTCCGGGGCGCCTTGCAGAGCAGCGATGCCCGCTGCCTGGCTCTGGAAGTCGGCCTCCACAAAGCCATCACTGGCCTCCCCGGGGCTCCGAGGCACCAGAGGCGGCAGCTCCAGGAGCCCCGGCCGCCCGGACTGAGCTGCCCGGGCTCCCGCCACCTGCTCCGGGAGCTGGAGCTGATCCGCTCGTCCCGGGACGGTCAGCTGGACGAGGCGAGGCGCCTGAACCGGCAGCTGGAGCAGGAGCTGCGGGACGCTCACTGCCGCCTCGGGCACCGGGAGCACCGGCTCGCCGCCCTCCGAGCCGAGCACGGCCGGCTCCGGGCTCAAGCCGAGAGGGTGACCTCCGCTCTCCGGGCCGCCCTGAGCAACGTGAAGGAGCTGGAGAGGAGAGTCCGGCAGCTGCCTCTGTTAGAGAGCCGGCTCCAGGAGCTGGAAGACCAACTACAGCTGGACAG GTCACAAGAAGGTCAAGGCAGAAGGGACCCAGCTCTGCTGAACCACTCCCAACACTTGCACAAATATTGCAGCTATAGGCAGAATAACTGGAGTCCCTCATTCCAACAAACACGGAGTCCTCCCACAGGAAAAGCAGATTCAACCTCGGAAAGCAGGGAATGTTCCAGCTTGCAGATTGgagatccttcctgtaatgaag ATGAGGGACATTTACTCAGAGCAGTCGAGGGGTGTGCTGCTTCtgatgaggaggaggaagagagaggtTCAGAGGGTCAACAGTGTCAGATGATGGAACAGAATAGAGATGGCTGCAGTAGTGAAGG CACATTACAACGACTGCTATCTCACAACTGCAGCTGTGGGATCATGGTCATTTCACCATGgatggaaagagaaaaggaactCATGACTCAGTTAAAGAACAAGGAGGAACAAGTGACAGAGCTCCAGACTGAGACTGAGAAG TTGACATGTGCAATGACCAAGGAACTCCAGCTGAAAGGGGAGGAGGTGGAGATGCTGAGGATGGAACTGCAGATGGTTGAAACTGATCGGGTTAGACTCTCGCTGATTGAGGAGAAACTGACGGATGTACTGCAGCTTCTGCAACAACTGCGAACGCTG AACATTTCCAGACGGTCATTGGGGAAGATCTTAATGAGCACTTTGGACTCCTGTTACAATGTGGGACATG GAATGATGAGCTCCTTGGACATATTGAGTGTTCTCCATAAAGAGCTGCTCTCTTGTGAGTTACTCTCCAAAGGTTCATGTCAAACGGAGGAGGAGCAGATCAGGAAAAACTCCCTGGTGATATCATGTTAA
- the LOC122563058 gene encoding EF-hand and coiled-coil domain-containing protein 1-like isoform X3 produces MLGSSDSGPGRRTSWLVSALSHHFGPEGGQVDNEIVVLATGLDQYLQEIFHHLDYEGDGLVSGEDFRALCFVLGLEDGVEGPPEAVTFRHFHALLCEPFHGLLGRGEPGLRLPVSKETEHIERQIQLRCPRRRRRKRSVSFQLPREGGAEEEEEESPGAQQDPSARELENASLRELVEDLRGALQSSDARCLALEVGLHKAITGLPGAPRHQRRQLQEPRPPGLSCPGSRHLLRELELIRSSRDGQLDEARRLNRQLEQELRDAHCRLGHREHRLAALRAEHGRLRAQAERVTSALRAALSNVKELERRVRQLPLLESRLQELEDQLQLDSSTLQRLLSHNCSCGIMVISPWMEREKELMTQLKNKEEQVTELQTETEKLTCAMTKELQLKGEEVEMLRMELQMVETDRVRLSLIEEKLTDVLQLLQQLRTLNISRRSLGKILMSTLDSCYNVGHGMMSSLDILSVLHKELLSCELLSKGSCQTEEEQIRKNSLVISC; encoded by the exons ATGCTGGGAAGCAGTGACTCTGGCCCTGGCCGGAGGACCTCGTGGTTGGTCAGCGCCTTGTCCCATCACTTCGGCCCCGAGGGCGGCCAAGTGGACAACGAGATTGTGGTGTTGGCCACCGGCCTTGACCAGTACCTGCAGGAGATCTTCCACCACTTGGACTACGAGGGGGACGGGCTGGTGTCGGGCGAGGACTTTCGGGCTCTGTGCTTTGTGCTGGGGCTGGAGGATGGGGTGGAAGGGCCGCCCGAGGCGGTCACCTTCCGGCACTTCCACGCCCTCCTGTGCGAACCTTTCCACGGCCTCTTGGGTCGGGGGGAGCCAGGGCTGCGGCTGCCCGTCAGTAAAGAGACAGAGCACATAGAGAGGCAGATCCAGCTGAGGTGTCCTCGCCGGAGGAGGAGAAAGAGGAGCGTGTCCTTCCAGCTACCCCGGGAGGGAGGcgcggaggaggaggaggaggagagccccggggcacagcaagatcccagtgcGAGGGAGCTGGAGAATGCCAGCCTGCGGGAGTTGGTGGAGGATCTCCGGGGCGCCTTGCAGAGCAGCGATGCCCGCTGCCTGGCTCTGGAAGTCGGCCTCCACAAAGCCATCACTGGCCTCCCCGGGGCTCCGAGGCACCAGAGGCGGCAGCTCCAGGAGCCCCGGCCGCCCGGACTGAGCTGCCCGGGCTCCCGCCACCTGCTCCGGGAGCTGGAGCTGATCCGCTCGTCCCGGGACGGTCAGCTGGACGAGGCGAGGCGCCTGAACCGGCAGCTGGAGCAGGAGCTGCGGGACGCTCACTGCCGCCTCGGGCACCGGGAGCACCGGCTCGCCGCCCTCCGAGCCGAGCACGGCCGGCTCCGGGCTCAAGCCGAGAGGGTGACCTCCGCTCTCCGGGCCGCCCTGAGCAACGTGAAGGAGCTGGAGAGGAGAGTCCGGCAGCTGCCTCTGTTAGAGAGCCGGCTCCAGGAGCTGGAAGACCAACTACAGCTGGACAG CAGCACATTACAACGACTGCTATCTCACAACTGCAGCTGTGGGATCATGGTCATTTCACCATGgatggaaagagaaaaggaactCATGACTCAGTTAAAGAACAAGGAGGAACAAGTGACAGAGCTCCAGACTGAGACTGAGAAG TTGACATGTGCAATGACCAAGGAACTCCAGCTGAAAGGGGAGGAGGTGGAGATGCTGAGGATGGAACTGCAGATGGTTGAAACTGATCGGGTTAGACTCTCGCTGATTGAGGAGAAACTGACGGATGTACTGCAGCTTCTGCAACAACTGCGAACGCTG AACATTTCCAGACGGTCATTGGGGAAGATCTTAATGAGCACTTTGGACTCCTGTTACAATGTGGGACATG GAATGATGAGCTCCTTGGACATATTGAGTGTTCTCCATAAAGAGCTGCTCTCTTGTGAGTTACTCTCCAAAGGTTCATGTCAAACGGAGGAGGAGCAGATCAGGAAAAACTCCCTGGTGATATCATGTTAA